A genomic window from Nicotiana sylvestris chromosome 11, ASM39365v2, whole genome shotgun sequence includes:
- the LOC104248045 gene encoding uncharacterized protein, with protein sequence MQMLSRISASSTALFHLRSSLLRPRFYFSPNNPFSFPIQPHLRRPLFSSSMDSATAATVDSVADNFKNQSLENNDSSNDKRLLKLEELNWDHSFVRELPSDSRTDTIPREVLHACYTKVLPSVEVENPQLVVWSESVAELLELDPKEFERPDFPLLLSGASPLVGAVPYAQNYGGHQFGTWAGQLGDGRAITLGEVLNSKSERWELQLKGAGKTPYSRFADGLAVLRSSIREFLCSEAMRSLGIPTTRALCLVTTGKDVTRDMFYDGNPKDEPGAIVCRVAQSFLRFGSYQLHASRGKKDLEIVRTLADYAIRHHFPHLENMSKSESISFSTGEEDDSAVDLTSNKYAAWAVEVAERTASMIARWQGVGFTHGVMNTDNMSVLGLTIDYGPFGFLDAFDPSFTPNTTDLPGRRYCFANQPDIGLWNVAQFAKTLSTAQLLNDKESNYAMERYGIKFMDDYQAIMTKKLGLAKYNKQMIGDLLKNMAVDKVDYTNFFRLLSNVKADLTIPADQLLIPLKAALLDIGMERKEAWTGWVKSYIQELSTSGVSDEERKASMNSVNPKYVLRNYLCQSAIDAAEQGDFREVRRLLKVMQRPFDEQPGMEKYARLPPAWAYRPGVGMLSCSS encoded by the exons ATGCAAATGCTTTCTCGCATTTCAGCTTCATCCACCGCCCTCTTCCACCTCCGTTCTTCTCTTCTCCGACCCAGATTCTATTTTTCCCCAAACAACCCCTTTTCGTTCCCAATTCAACCCCATCTCCGCCGTCCATTGTTTTCTTCATCCATGGACTCAGCTACTGCTGCCACCGTTGATTCAGTTGCTGACAATTTCAAGAACCAAAGTTTAGAAAATAATGATAGCAGTAATGACAAACGTTTGTTGAAACTTGAAGAGCTTAATTGGGATCATTCTTTTGTTCGTGAACTTCCTTCTGATTCAAGAACCGATACCATCCCAAGAGAg GTATTGCATGCTTGCTATACAAAAGTGTTGCCTTCTGTAGAGGTGGAGAATCCCCAGCTCGTTGTGTGGTCAGAATCAGTAGCAGAGCTACTTGAGTTGGATCCTAAAGA ATTTGAGAGGCCTGATTTTCCACTTCTGCTCTCAGGGGCATCACCTTTAGTGGGAGC TGTGCCTTATGCCCAGAACTATGGAGGACATCAGTTTGGGACGTGGGCTGGTCAGCTAGGTGATGGTCGAGCAATAACACTTGGAGAGGTTTTGAATTCAAAATCCGAAAGGTGGGAACTGCAGCTAAAGGGTGCTGGGAAGACCCCATATAGTCGTTTTGCTGATGGTCTTGCAGTGCTTCGGAGCAGTATTCGGGAATTCCTCTGCAGTGAAGCAATGCGCAGTCTTGGAATCCCAACTACAAGAGCACTCTGTCTTGTAACAACAGGAAAAGATGTCACTAGGGACATGTTTTATGA TGGGAACCCGAAGGATGAGCCTGGTGCAATTGTCTGTAGAGTTGCTCAATCCTTTTTGCGTTTTGGCTCTTACCAACTACATGCCTCTAGGGGTAAAAAGGATCTTGAGATTGTGCGTACTTTAGCAGACTACGCCATTAGACATCACTTCCCTCATCTAGAGAACATGAGCAAGAGTGAAAGCATATCATTCAGCACAGGCGAAGAAGATGATTCGGCTGTGGATTTAACTTCAAACAAATATGCAG CATGGGCTGTGGAAGTTGCTGAGCGGACTGCTTCTATGATTGCAAGGTGGCAAGGTGTTGGATTCACACACGGAGTGATGAATACTGATAACATGAGTGTGTTAGGCCTCACCATTGATTATGGCCCTTTTGGATTCTTAGATGCTTTCGATCCGAGTTTCACACCAAATACCACTGATCTACCTGGCAGAAGATACTGTTTCGCAAATCAGCCGGATATAGGTTTATGGAATGTTGCTCAGTTTGCTAAAACTCTATCTACTGCTCAGTTGCTAAATGATAAGGAGTCAAATTATGCCATGGAGAG GTACGGCATCAAATTTATGGACGACTATCAAGCAATCATGACGAAAAAGCTTGGTTTGGCTAAGTACAATAAACAAATGATTGGTGATCTACTTAAGAATATGGCTGTTGATAAAGTTGATTACACCAACTTCTTCCGATTGCTATCAAACGTCAAGGCCGATCTTACAATTCCAGCAGACCAGTTACTGATTCCTCTGAAAGCTGCTCTTTTGGATATTGGTATGGAACGCAAAGAAGCTTGGACAGGCTGGGTGAAATCCTACATACAGGAG CTGTCTACTAGCGGTGTATCAGACGAGGAGAGAAAAGCCTCCATGAATTCTGTAAATCCAAAGTATGTCCTTAGAAACTACCTATGCCAAAGCGCAATTGATGCAGCTGAACAAGGCGACTTTAGGGAGGTCCGACGACTACTGAAAGTTATGCAACGTCCGTTCGATGAACAACCTGGCATGGAGAAGTACGCGCGCCTACCTCCAGCCTGGGCTTATCGTCCAGGCGTAGGCATGCTTTCTTGTTCCTCATGA